The nucleotide sequence TGAGTGATGTCAGTTAGTTGATCTTTTCTTTTCCTTGATCAGGACAAGATGTAGAGGCAATTAATATAACATACAAAGATGATGCCCTTGACGTGGTCTCTAGTGATGTTGAGGGTGCCACGGTTATCCTTCCAGAGGCTGATGAGGCGGCCCACGAGGTCACCATTGTGAGGCTTGACGCGCCGAGGGTCAAGATGCTGCTCAATGATGATCTCGAAGAAGATATCAAGCTGCTTGAAGATCCTCTCACGGCGAGCGGCGAGGCCGGTGATTCGGTCGGCTAGGCGTCCAATGATGTTGGGGAAGTAGTCCTCGGCCGAGAAGCTGGCATGCACGTGTGTGGCCTCCTCGAGCACGTGCTCCAAGTTCTTGTGGTATGGGAACTTGTCGCTGTTGTACATGTCGCCAAACCCCAGCATGCCGATGATGCCGTCAGCGAGGCTGAAGATGTGCTCCTTGAGCGGTACCGGCTCTCCGGCCAAGCCGCTCAAGGTGATCATCAGTTTCTCCACCTGATCACGAATAGAATGCATAACTATATGGTGTTCCTCGATCGAGCGGTTACATTCATTCCAAATTAAATAGTAGTGGCCATACCTGGTGCTGGCGTGCGTGCCATGCGGCCTTGACGTGGCGCACGCCAAAGAGTTCGACGACGAGGAACTTGCGCATGGCGAGCCAGTAGGCACCGTACGGCGCGAACCCGACGTTGTTGAGGCCGTAGGACAGCCGTTTCATCCCTGGGGACACGGGCCGGGTGCAACAATCCTCATCATGCGTCTTCATCACCTCCCGCGCTGCCTCTGCCGACGACACCACCACGGTCGTCACCGTGCCGAGCTGCAGCTGCATCACCGGCCCGTGCCGCCGCGCCAGATCCCTTAAGCTCCGGTGCGGCAGCAAGCCTAGCTGGTGCAGGTTCCCCAAGATCGGCACCTGGGCTGGGCTTGGCGGCAGCCTGAGCCCTTTGTAgcctggtctcctcctcgtcaAGAAGACGAGTGCTAGGAAGACGAGGatgagggggagaaggaggatctGCCATTGTTGCGGCAGGGAGAGGAGCTCCGAGGTTAGTGAGATGGCCATTTGAGTTTCTTAGCTGGAGGAGGGACGCAGAGTTTCCTTTTATGGCACGTCTCATCATTGCCAAGTTTGATCCGTGGATCCCATTGCCATATCGGGCCTGCTGGCACGACTTGCCAAATTTGATCCGTATCCGTCGTGCTGGCACGGCATGTGGACTATTTGCATCAGTTTAATCACGCGAAAGCGATTGAGCTGCCGGACGCGGACGTGGGCAAACACAGAATCTCTCATTTGGCGATTGTTTTATGCACAAAGTGTAAAAGAGAATCTCTCATTTGGCGCCATGCTTGCAACACGTTATGCTTTCGCCACCCTGTGCATGCAGCGTCCTCTCCCGATCACGCCTTTGACAAATTATTGGTTTGATTTTAATCAAGTTATgttttctttttgttgttgttggttCTCAAGGAGGTTGTAATACGGGTCTATGCATCAATATGATAcacacaaccatctttattaaAATTGACAATGTCAACGAGGCCACAGTCATCGACAAGTACAGTACATAATACATGCATCTCCTGGTCTACATCGACGGCTTCTCAACCACTGCTTCTAGAAGCTCTTAGGTTTTAGAAAAAATTGGCCTAGAGGCGGGATCGTGTTATGCTCCCGGTGTGCCGCCGGTGGCTGCACCAGGAACAAGACTTTGGCACCCCAAGGATctgaatgtaattttatttttctgtaTGTGTGTGTTTGTAAGAACCTCTGATAAAAGTTTGTTTCTGCCGCAGATAACGTCTCTTTCTTCTATACTCCAATTGGTAGGTACACACGTCAGTGTTGCAATTGGTAAGTATTTGTTCAGGTATCACTGttgcttcttttttcttttttctaagaAAGGGGTTTCTCCCTAATTTCCATTAGTAGAAACCAATACATCACTGGTGTTATATCATACCAGTTCAGATATCACTGTTAGTGCAAGTGTCCATTAAGTACACCGATCGAGATTTAAGGCACATGCTAGACATTTGTTCAGCCATTTATTTTGATGCCTAAAGTTGCTTTTTTTTTTTTAGGATGATCTCTAAAGTTGCTGATCGGTTCAACCACGTGGACGCTTTGGTATTTAATATTTGTTTGCTACTATCGTCTAGTTAGGGAGTGGTTCTGAGATCGATGGTCAAGATATATTTTGATATGTAATCACTCTTGCTGCAAGTGGCCATTAGGTACACACAGGTCGGTCGAGATTAAGGCATATGCTAGATGCTTGCGAATGGACTATCAtctatctattatattattaaaatAGATAAACGCAGCTTTGGTCAGTTAACTCTTGCGAGATGAGCACATTGTACACACTTCTCTTTGGTCTCTTTGGTCCATCTTATGAGCGAACGACTCAATCCACCATTTCTGGCCATTATCCGTGCCGACATGGCCTGCTCAGTCAG is from Triticum aestivum cultivar Chinese Spring chromosome 3A, IWGSC CS RefSeq v2.1, whole genome shotgun sequence and encodes:
- the LOC123059674 gene encoding 4-hydroxyphenylacetaldehyde oxime monooxygenase, translating into MAISLTSELLSLPQQWQILLLPLILVFLALVFLTRRRPGYKGLRLPPSPAQVPILGNLHQLGLLPHRSLRDLARRHGPVMQLQLGTVTTVVVSSAEAAREVMKTHDEDCCTRPVSPGMKRLSYGLNNVGFAPYGAYWLAMRKFLVVELFGVRHVKAAWHARQHQVEKLMITLSGLAGEPVPLKEHIFSLADGIIGMLGFGDMYNSDKFPYHKNLEHVLEEATHVHASFSAEDYFPNIIGRLADRITGLAARRERIFKQLDIFFEIIIEQHLDPRRVKPHNGDLVGRLISLWKDNRGTLNITRDHVKGIIFGTFIGGSDTALVTILWAMAELIWKPPLLKKVQDEIRAVVGSNERVQPDDLAKLGYLKMAVKETLRLHPPATMLLPREAMRDIQIGGYDVPAKMRIYVNAWAIGRDPASWPDDPEEFKPERFEDSKVDFKGAHFELTPFGAGRRICPALSMSTATVEFTLANLLYHFEWALPEGTTVSMEEEGKLIPLLKTPLVLVPTTYQQAKQV